Sequence from the Fodinibius salicampi genome:
GGAGATGGCGGAATTTGTAGATAATTTTGATCGAATAGGCATCCCCGACTACCTCCCCTACTCGTTCTTTATATCTGGTGGGGCCCTGGCAGTGGAAAATGCCCTTAAAGTAGCTTTTGACTGGAAGGTTCAGAAAAATTTCGAGAAGGGATATCGGAAGGAAAAAGGACATAAAGTATTACATTTTGAACAGGCTTTTCATGGACGTACCGGCTACACAATGTCACTGACCAATACGGACCCTACCAAGGTTAAGTATTTTCCTAAATTTGACTGGCCCCGGGTTATTTCGCCAGCCATGACCTATCCTGCTACGGGTGAGAATATTCAGAAAACGCAAGCGGACGAGAAGCGTGCTATAGCACAAGCTGAACGCTACTTTGAAATGTATAAAGATGAAATTGCCTGCATTATTATTGAACCGATACAGGGCGAAGGTGGCGACAGGCATTTCCGAAAACAGTTTCACCAGGCACTGCGTAATTTAGCGGATGAACACGAAGCACTCCTTATTTATGACGAAGTACAAACGGGCGTCGGATTGACCGGTAAATTCTGGGCCCACGAACATTACGTGAAGCCGGATATCCTCGCTTTTGGCAAGAAGACACAGGTATGTGGTATCCTGGCTGGGAAACGCGTAGACGAAGTGAAAGATAACTGCTTCCACGTTTCTTCGCGCATTAATTCTACATGGGGAGGCAATCTGGTGGACATGGTTCGTTTTGGTCGTATCCTTGAAGTAATAGAAGAGGATAACCTAGTCGAGAATGCAGAAAAAGTGGGAGATTATTTATTGCAAAACATAGAGGGACTTGCTGATCAGTTCAAAGCGGTAACCAATGCCCGTGGCAAGGGCCTTTTCTGCGCGATAGATCTTCCCAACACAGAAATCCGGGACCAGATCATCAAGGAATGTTTTAATAACAAGCTGATGATTCTCTCCTGTGGCGCCCGAACCATCCGTTTTCGTCCACCGTTAACCGTCGAAAAACAACATATTGACGAAGGTATTGATATTATTGAAAAATCAATTGCTTCGGTACTTGGTTAAAAAGAGAGAGTACTAAGAATATTGGTTAAGAGTAAATCTTTGATATATTAAATTATCTTATTTAAATCTAAAACAGGGACTAACTATGGCTCATATTGACTTAAAAACAGATAAGCCCGGTATTGTAGGACTTTTTCACTTCAGTCCGGAAACTGCAAAACCGTTATGCCAGCTGGCCGAAACATTATTGCGTGGTCCTTCTCCGCTATCAAGCGGAGAGCGCGAAATGATTGCCTCTTATGTTTCTTACCAAAATAACTGCCATTTTTGCCATACTTCACATGGCGCTTCGGCTGCTCATCATTTTGACGGGGATCTTTCACTCATTGACGATATTAAAAAAGATTTTGAAGAAACGGACATTTCCCCCAAGCTTCGAGCCCTGCTGGATATAGCAAAACAGGTAAAAAAAAGTGGTCGGGATGTAGCAGAAAAAGATATACAAAAAGCTAAGGATGAAGGGGCCACGGATCGAGAAATACACGATACGGTGCTTATAGCCGCCGCCTTCTGCATGTATAACCGGTATGTTGACGGGCTCGGGACCTGGGCTCCGAAAGAAAATGAGGCCTATGATGAAATGGGGAAAATGATGGCTCACGATGGCTATATGAGGGCACGGCCCGGGCTTGATTAATAGCCAACTAAATATATCAGGATGAAGGTTAAGTTATCTCAGAACTTTGCCAGATAAAGAAAAGGGACTCTAAAAGTCCCTTTTCTTACATTAATTCAGAAGCTGATCTTTAGCTTATCACATCCTCTTTTTGTTTCATCGCACGCTCAATGACTCCCTCATACAGATCGTTTAACTCTCCGACGGAAACTTCCAAAAGATCCTCAATCTTCAAGCTGTCTTTTTCAGTACCAACTGATCCCAGCTGGTAAAAGGGAATATCATGATTTGAAAAGTGTGCTTCCAGCTCGTCCTGTTGGTCCGGACTACAACTAACCACCACACCAGACTGCGCTTCACTATAAAGCACCTCATGTTTGTCATCGCCCAATTCATCAATAGAAATGGCAGCTCCTTTACCGGCAAATAATGCCATCTCAGAAAGTGTTACAGCCAATCCACCGTCCGAAATATCATGGGCGGCGTTTACTTTCTGCCCCCGTATCGCCTCGAGTAATGCCTCCTGCAAACGCCCTTCAAACTCTAAGTCAATTTCAGGAGCATTACCAGTAGTAAGGTCGTGCACCTTATGCAGGTATTCACTTCCCCCCAGTCCTTTGCGTTCCGCGCCGATGTAATAAACCAAATCAGACGCTTCTTTAAAGACAGGCGTCATGCGGTGATTTTCCATATCCTCTACTAATCCCAGCATACCGATGACAGGCGTAGGGAAAATTGCCATCTCCGGATTTTCATTATAAAAACTTACGTTCCCACCAGTTACAGGAGTATTAAAAGTTCGACAGGCTTCGCCCATACCTGCCAGGGCTTCTTTAAAGGTCCAGTACACTTCCGGTTTGTAGGGATTGCCGAAGTTCAGGCAATTGGTGATAGCCATCGGTTTGGCACCACTGCACACTACATTACGAGCTGCTTCAGCCACTGCAATTTGTCCACCACGACGAGGATTCAAATACACATATCGCCCGTTACAATCCGTTTTTACGGCCAATCCCTTATTCGTGCCCTTAATACGCACCAATCCTGAATCAGAAGCACCGGGTCCATTTACCGTATTGGTCCGCACCATCGTATCATATTGCTCATACGCCCAACGCTTGGAAGCAATATTGGGGGATGTCATCAACGCTTGGAGCACTTCTTTATGATCAGAAGGATGCTTCAGGCTGCTTATATCAAAGGATTGTTTCTCTTCCAGGTATGCAGGCTTCTTTGTTTCCCGCTTATATTGTGGAGCACCTCCCCCCAGTACCAGGCTGTCAGCCGGAATATCGGCCTTTACTTCGCCGTCTTTAAGGTACGTAACATTCTCGCCTTCTACGACTTCCCCAATTACTACCGCATTGAGATCCCATTTTTCATAAATATCAATCACTTCCTGTTCCGTGCCTTTTTCGGCTACCACAAGCATCCGCTCCTGACTTTCGGAAAGGAGCAGTTCATAGGCGGTCATCCCCTTCTCGCGTGCGGGTACCTTATCAAGATCAAGGCGCATGCCCACCCCGCCCTTGGCCGTCATCTCTGAGGAGGAACAGCTGATGCCCGCCGCTCCCATATCCTGTATACCAACGATGTCAACATTTTTAATAACTTCAAGCGTAGCTTCCAACAGCTGTTTTTCTGAAAAAGGATCACCAACCTGCACACTGGGTCGTTTGTCTTCACTTTCTTCACTGATTTCCTCGGATGCAAAAGTAGCGCCGTGGATGCCGTCACGCCCGGTTTCGGATCCCACAATCAGCACCGGATTGCCAACACCCTCAGCAATGGCCGAAGCGGTGCGGTCTTCTTTGACAATACCCACACTCATGGCGTTAACCAGTGGATTGCCTTCGTAACTGTCATCAAAATAAATTTCGCCGCCTACCATAGGCACTCCAAATGCATTTCCATAATCGGCAATACCGCGCACTACCCCATCCAGCAGGAACCGAACGCGGGGCGTATCCAGGTTACCAAAACGGAGTGAGTTGAGGCTTGCCACAGGACGGGCTCCCATAGTAAAAATATCGCGATGGATACCGCCTACGCCGGTAGCAGCTCCTTCGTAGGGTTCAATTGCGGAGGGATGATTATGGCTTTCTACTTTAAATACACAACCGAGTCCGTCACCGAGATCTACCAGTCCGGCATTCTCCTCGCCGGCTCCTACCAGCATCTGCGGGCCTTCATTTGGTAGCTTCTTAATTTCAAGAATGGAGTTTTTATACGAGCAGTGCTCACTCCACATTACCGAATAGACTCCAAGTTCCGTAAAATTGGGGGTTCGGCCCAGATAATCTTTGATCATCTCGAACTCTTCTTCGGTAAGTCCATGATCTTTTGCTAACTCCAGTGTAACTTCGGGTTCGGTTATTTTTGTGTTAGACATCGGTTACATTAAGATTATAAAAGTTGAAAAATTACAGGTTGAATGCCAGATCTGGTTTGACTCTCACTTACAACCCGCTCTTATATATTCAGATAATTACTTAGATTCCGGAAATCATTGAAAACGAAGTCAGCCTGTTTATGTTTCTCAGCCTCCCCGTTTTGAGTATACCAGGCCGTATTCCATCCATAGGCGTTGCCTCCTTCCACATCCGAGGGAAAGGAGTTCCCAACGTAGAGGATTTCACTAGCTGAGCGCCCGGTGACTTTTGTGGCATGTTCAAATACCCGGGGATCAGGTTTGAGGGCCCCTAACTCTTCCGATATGACAAGATGCCGAGCCGTGTTGTTCAGCTCAAAATCTTCAAATTTCTTCTGCTGTGTTTCGGCAAATCCATTCGTCAGAATACCTACCGGGTAGTGCTTACAAATCTTTTCATAGACCTCTTTAGCTCCGTCTATCCACTGCCAGTGCTTGCGATACGTTGACAAATAAAATTGTCCGACTTCTTCGTAACGGCTGTTATCCAGCCCCAATTGCTCAAGTGTTTGTTCAAAACGATTACGCTGCAACTCATGTCGGTCTATTTTAGCAAGACTATATAATCTCCACTGGTCACTGTTAACCTCGCTATAGGTATCAAAAAGCTTTTCTTTGGATGTTTCATCGAACAAATCAAAATGATCATGCACCTCTGAAAGCCCTGCTTGCTCTGCTGCCTGGTGGTCCAGCAGGGTGTCATCCAGATCGAAATAGATAAATTTATAGGTCAATGTAAATCTTTATTTGCCGTTAGATTAAATTCGCTTCAAAGATAGGGATTAGATTATTAAGAATTAAAAATGAATATTTTAAAATGATCTAATAACTTTTGGCAATGAATTGCGTACTATAGGTAGTTATTTTTTGTACCTTTTAATGCTTTGCAAATATTAATAATATCAAAGAAATTTTGACTTATGAATATAAAAACGCTTATCGGAGTTGGAGCCCTTGTCCTACTTGTTATTTATGGCATCAACATTAACAACGGGTTAGTAGAAAAGCAGGAATCAGTAAATCAGGCGTGGTCGCAGGTAGAAAATCAGTATCAACGCAGAGCTGACCTGGTACCAAACCTCGTAAATACCGTTAAGGGAGCAGCCGACTTTGAACAGCAAACGCTGACAGATGTGGTAGAGGCCCGTAGCCAGGCATCTTCTATCCAGCTTAATGCCGAAGACCTGAACAATCCCCAGATGGTTCAGCAGTTCCAGCAGGCACAACAGCAACTTTCCGGTGCGCTTTCGCGACTGCTTGTCACGGTTGAGCGATACCCAGAACTTAAAGCCAATCAAAATTTTCGAGATTTACAGACCCAGCTGGAGGGCACAGAAAACCGCATAGCTACCGAACGGCAGCGATATAATGAGGCCGTTCAATCGTATAATACTGATCTCCGGAGGTTTCCGACCAATCTCTTTGCCGGTATTTTGGGATTTGATCAAAAAGCCTATTTTGAGGCCGATGAAGGGGCAGAAGAAGTACCCGAGGTTAACTTCAATTAATAGAAATCTAACCAGGACCTAAAAAAGTCCATACGCATATGCCTGCCAGACAATTTCTTACAGAAAAAGAAGAGCAGCAAATCATTGATGCCATTGCAGAGGCGGAGGGAAAAACCTCCGGAGAAGTTCGTATTCATATCGAACATCACTGCGAAGGCGATCCCCTCGAACGGGCGGCAGAAATATTTCATGAACTGGGAATGGATGAAACCCATTTCCAAAATGGTGTACTGATCTATGTAGCCACCGAGGACCATAAGGTGTCCGTTTATGCCGGCAAGGGAATCCACAAAAAAGTAGATAATGGATTCTGGGATGATGTTTTAAAGCTCATTGTTCAGCATTTCAAGGAAGATGCCTATGAACAAGGGCTTGAAGAAGCCATACGCAAAGTCGGAAATAAGCTCACGGAACTGTTTCCCTACCATCAAAAAGGCGATATTAACGAGCTTACAGATGAAATTAGTTACAATGCAAACACATAACACTCAGTTATTCTTAACCTAACTTTATTTTTATGAAAAAGGGATCTATCTATTTTCTGTTACTTTTATTTTGTGCTCAATTAGGTATTACTTCTGCATACGCTCAGAACCAAGGCGATGAGCAGCAGTTTTTCCAGATTAAAACCTATCATTTTGACAATGCTGAACAGCAACAACAAACAGACCAATTTTTAGAAGAGGCTTACCTGCCGGCATTGCATCGACTGGGCATTGAACCCGTGGGCGTTTTCAAGCCTCATGAGGCAGATACTTCTGGTGCGTTAAAAACTCATGTACTCATTCCATTTGATTCCCTGAATGAATTTGCGTCCCTCTCCCAGCAACTCAACAACGATTCTGAGTATCTTTCCGATGGTGAACATTACCTTCAGGCTTCGCACGATAATCCACCTTACAAGCGTTTAGAGTCTACTTTATTGCGGGCCTTTGAATATGCCCCAACTCTTATGACGGCCGATCTGGATGCTCCCAAGCCTGAACGTGTATACGAACTTAGAAGCTATGAGAGCCCAACAGAAGCCTTAAACGTTAATAAGGTAGATATGTTTAATGCCGGTGGAGAAGTGGAAATCTTTGATCGATTGAATTTTAACCCCATCTTCTACGGCAATGTCATATCAGGAAATAAAATGCCGAACCTTATGTATATGACCTCTTTTGAAGATATGGAGAGCCGTGATGCTCATTGGGAGTCCTTTAGAAATGATTCTCAGTGGGAAGAATTATCCGCGGTAGAAAAGTACCAGGATAATGTATCTCATATTGACATCTATTTCTTAAAGGCAACCTCATATTCTGACCTTTAATCTTTCAAGTATCCAATAACTATTTTCTATGTTCCGTCTTAAACATTTGATGCTTTGTGCTCTATTCGTAGTTGGAATAGTTATGTCATCCAAAGCCCAGGATCTCCCTTCTGAGCCGGTGGGACATGTAAACGATTTTGCACAGATGTTGAGTAATACCGAACGCCAGCAACTGGAAACAAAGCTGCGTAATTACCGGGATACTACCACCACCGTTATTGCTGTTGCCACACTTGAGAGTCTTAACGGCATATCCATTGAAGAAACAGCTACCACCCTCTTTAATAAATGGAACCTATGGGAGGGAGATAAGGATAATGGAGTACTCATCCTGATCGCACCCAATGAAAGAGAAATACGTATTGAGGTTGGCTATGGGCTGGAAGGAGCTATCCCTGATGTGATGGCCGGACGTATTATTCGGGAAATTATTTCGCCCAGCTTTAGAAAAGGAGATTATTATTCAGGGTTGGATCGTGCTACTTCGGCTATGATTGATCTGGCCAGTGGTGAATATACGGGACAACTCACTGAAGAACGAAGCTCACAAAGTAATGACGATATGCTCTCTTTTGTGATCTTTATATTGTTTATCGTATTTGTTGTCTATTCTTCTTCGCGCCGTGGTGGAGGTGGAAAAGGCAAAGGAAAGCGGCGGACCTTAGGTCCGGGCGGTTTTATCTTCCTCGGCGGTGGCGGTGGTTTCGGGGGAGGCAGTTCCGGAGGTGGATTCGGCGGCTTTAGCGGTGGCGGTGGATTCGGTTCCGGCGGTGGCGGTGCCAGCGGAGGCTGGTAATAAAAGTGGTTAAAGGTTCAAGGTTGCAGGTTTAATATTCCTCTGGGATAGTTTTCTCTTTATGAGTCATGATTTTTCTTTGGTTTTCCAAAGCCACCACCGCCCGGAGTCTTCAGTATAAATCGATCTCCTTCTTCAAGCGACCTTCCATCCGTAGAACCCATTTGTTCACGATCTCCATTCTTTCTAACGATCCACTGTTCTCCAACCTTAGCAGGTTTTCCATCTCGCAGGCCATAGGGCTTTTCCCTCCGGTGCTGTGTTAAAACGGTAAGCTCAACCGGTTCCAGGAAGAGCAGCTCCCGCAGTATTCCTTCTCCGCCCCTGCACTTCCCATTACCACCTGAACCTTTACGGATGGCATACTTTTCCAAGCGAACGGGATAGCGGTATTCCAGAATTTCAGGATCAGTCCCGCGGGTATTGGTCATATGATGGTGCACTGCATCAACACCATGGAAATCGGCTCCCGCTCCCGTTCCCCCACCCACGGTTTCGTAGTATCCAAAATTATCATTTCCGAAAAGCACATTATTCATAGTCCCCTGGCTGCAGGCTACCTTCTCAAATGGCTTTAGTAAGGTATCTACCAACCGCTGACTAACTTCTACATTACCGCCTACAACTGCCGGACATTGACTTGGATCTTCATTAAATTTAGGATTAAGCAAACAAGTAGGTAGATTCATGTCTATGGGTTTAAGAATGCCTTCATTTAAAGGAATGGGCTCATCAATCAACAGTCGCAGCACATACATTACCACACTGTTAACAATCGCTGGTGTTGCATTGAGGTTGTGGGGATGAACGGCTCCCGTCCCGGTAAAATCAATATTCACCTCCTCTTCTTTCACCTGAAGCGATACTTTTAATGGTGTTCCATCATCCAAGTGCTCTTCACTCACATAGTGACCTGAAGGAATATCCTTAATCGTCTCTCTCATTTTTTCCTCAGCGTGATCTGCGAGGGCATTCATATAAAACTTTACCTTTTCAACACCGTACTTCTTACATAAATCCTTCAAATTATTGTTCCCGCGCTGATTTGCAGCGATAGCCGCTTGCAGATCTGCTATATTTTCATCCACACTTCTAGTCGGATATTCGGCATCCAATAAAAGGTTTTTTATATCGCCCCATCGTTCTGAGTCACCTTTAATCAGGTGCATAGGCGGAATTACCACTCCCTCCTCTGCAAGACTTGTAGCCGTTGGAGGCATTGATCCCGGAGACGTTCCGCCGATCTCAGCATGATGTGCCCGACTTGCCGCATAGCCCACCAGTTGATTCTCATCCGTATAGACCGGAGTTACAACGGTGACATCGGGAAGGTGCGAACCTCCATAGGCCGGATGATTGGTTATTATGACATCTCCCGGATCCATAGCAATATGTTTCTTTAGTTTTCTCACACATAATCCCAGCGCTCCCAGATGCACCGGGATATGTGGTGCGTTGACTACGAGTTCTCCTTCTGTATTTAATAAAGCACAGGAAAAATCCAGTCGATCTTTTACATTAACCGACAGGGCTGTACGCTGCAGCATCACTCCCATTTCTTCCGCAATGGAGCTAAAGCGATTCGTAAATAACTCCAAATTCACAACTTCCGATTTTGGACGGTCTGAGATAGAAATATCCCGGTTTTGTTTTTCAAGTTTTAAGGTTTCTCCCCCAATTACCGTAAGATTCCAGTCCGGCTCTAAAACTATGGTGCTATGAGGATCTAAAATAAGTGCAGGCCCCGTAATAAAGTCCCCCGACATCAGATCCTCCCGCAGGTAAGCGGGACTATCCTGTTCTGAATCATCAAACCAAATGGATTTGTTAAATTGTGGTTCCGGGCTCCCCTCCCCGGTATGTATTGTCTCATGGTCATTCACATCCAGCTGCATGGAAGCCACTACGCGTAAACTTTCAACTTCAATAGAACGATCTGAGATCCAATGCCCATACTGTTCCTGATAAGCAGTTTTAAATGTTTTTCGGAGATTGGTTTCCTTATCATATTCTATCTCCAGTGTGGTTTCCTGCCCCTCTAAACGCATGGATAGCATTTTCCGTCGCACTATAATCCGATTACGTTCAATTCCCTCCTGTTCCAACTTTTCCCGGGCTTCTCGGACTAAGTCTCCACAAATCTCATCCAAATCTTTCTCAATACGATCAAGAGGTTGTAATAGTTGCTTTTCCGCAAACTCTTCAACTCTTGCGTTTCCAATTCCATAGGCGCTAAGCAGACCTGCCTGCCGAGGCACCAAAACTGTATCAATATCCAAACGGCTGGCAATGGCACAAGCATGTTGAGCACCGGCTCCACCAAAAGCCACTATCCCATATTCTCGGACATCGTATCCTTTACGAACAGAAACCTTCCTTATTGCATCGGCCATGCGCTCATTGGCAATTTTCAAAAATCCAGATAATATTTCTTCAGTCGAAGGCGCTTTCGACCGGGTATCTTTTATCTCTTTTCTCAGTTCTTCTAACCGTTTTTTAGCAGCCTCCAGACCAACCGGGATATGAAAATTACGGGGATCTAATCGACCCAACAGCAAATTTACATCGGTGATGGTAAGCGGTCCACCTGCCCCGTAACAAGCAGGCCCAGGTGATGCACCTGCACTTTCCGGACCTACACAAAGTTTATGGCCATCAAAATAGCAGATTGATCCTCCTCCTGCTGCTACTGTTTCTATATTAAGTGTAGGAGCGATCAGATGCGCATTACCCACTTGGTGTTCAAATTTATACTCGAAGTCAGAATTATAACGCGCGACGTCGGTACTGGTACCTCCCATATCCAATGAAATTACCTTATCAATTCCCGCTTCTGTTCCAACGGCAGCGGCACCTACCACACCCCCTGCGGGACCGCTGAGCAGGCTATCTTTTGGGGCATAATCTTCTTTCAAGGTAAGTCCACCAGCGCTTGTCATCACCCGCATTTTCTCCTCCCGGATAACAGACTGCACTTTATCCAGATAATCCTGAACTAATGGGGCCAGGTAGGCGTTAACAAGCGTCGTTTCTGTCCGTGAAATGATCCGGATAAAAGGACTAAGTGCCGATGAGACTGAAACATGATCGAACCCTTTGTCCAGGAGCCATTCTTTTAGCTCCTGTTCATGTTCCCCGTTTTTGTAGCTATGCATTAACGCGATGGCAGACGATCGTATCCCCTTGTCTAACAGTCTTTCAACTTCTGTTTCAAGTGAGGATAGATCCATTTGCTTTAAAACATTGCCATCTGCATCCAGACGTTCCTTTACTTCTATAACCTTCTTATAGATCGGTTTCCGCTTTTTGATCTCCAAAGCAAACAAGTCCGGTCGCTCCTGGGTGCCGATATTCAGTAAATCTCTAAAACCTTCGGTTACGAATAATGCGGTAGCAACCCCATTCTCTTCCAGCAAGGCGTTAGTCGCCTTGGTTGTAGCCAGTCGAAGGTCAATGGGCGGCAGTTCCTCCTGAGGAGTGGTCCTTGTAGCTAGTCGCATAGCTAAAACCGGGGCCTCTTCATCGGACAGCACTTCAAAAGAAACGGTTTCTTCCTTATTTATTGGGATGGGACGATCAAGAGTAATTGTGGAATCAGTGCTGTCATAGGCCGTAACTTTTGCCCGCCTTTGGGTTTCGCTTAACAATCGAAAGTCAAATCCCTTGATAAAATCATCCGGGGCCTGCCAGTCTTGCTCAATTGTATAGGTTCTTGCATCAGATACAGCATCTACGATTTTTCCGCGTAAAGAACTATTACTCAATACCTTTACTGTATGATAATTTTCCTCCGGATCGATAGCGATACAATCCGTAAACGTACCTCCCGTATCAATCCATATTTTCCATGACGGCACCTGACGCTCCTGCATAAAACTTTTTTATAAGGCGTTACTACTTTAAATCTTAATATTTAATTCATTATGTCAATTCTCCATAACAAGATAATACATAATCCATACCCATTATATTTTAATGGTATAATTCATTTTACTGAACTACCAGCGGAACTCAGTAATAAATTTTTCGCTCATCGGCCTGATAATCAGAGGGTCGTCTAAATCGAACATCCGTAGCACCATTGGCTTCAAAAATGTCAAACATTTTATTTCTCATTTCCTGCACTC
This genomic interval carries:
- a CDS encoding hydantoinase B/oxoprolinase family protein; this translates as MQERQVPSWKIWIDTGGTFTDCIAIDPEENYHTVKVLSNSSLRGKIVDAVSDARTYTIEQDWQAPDDFIKGFDFRLLSETQRRAKVTAYDSTDSTITLDRPIPINKEETVSFEVLSDEEAPVLAMRLATRTTPQEELPPIDLRLATTKATNALLEENGVATALFVTEGFRDLLNIGTQERPDLFALEIKKRKPIYKKVIEVKERLDADGNVLKQMDLSSLETEVERLLDKGIRSSAIALMHSYKNGEHEQELKEWLLDKGFDHVSVSSALSPFIRIISRTETTLVNAYLAPLVQDYLDKVQSVIREEKMRVMTSAGGLTLKEDYAPKDSLLSGPAGGVVGAAAVGTEAGIDKVISLDMGGTSTDVARYNSDFEYKFEHQVGNAHLIAPTLNIETVAAGGGSICYFDGHKLCVGPESAGASPGPACYGAGGPLTITDVNLLLGRLDPRNFHIPVGLEAAKKRLEELRKEIKDTRSKAPSTEEILSGFLKIANERMADAIRKVSVRKGYDVREYGIVAFGGAGAQHACAIASRLDIDTVLVPRQAGLLSAYGIGNARVEEFAEKQLLQPLDRIEKDLDEICGDLVREAREKLEQEGIERNRIIVRRKMLSMRLEGQETTLEIEYDKETNLRKTFKTAYQEQYGHWISDRSIEVESLRVVASMQLDVNDHETIHTGEGSPEPQFNKSIWFDDSEQDSPAYLREDLMSGDFITGPALILDPHSTIVLEPDWNLTVIGGETLKLEKQNRDISISDRPKSEVVNLELFTNRFSSIAEEMGVMLQRTALSVNVKDRLDFSCALLNTEGELVVNAPHIPVHLGALGLCVRKLKKHIAMDPGDVIITNHPAYGGSHLPDVTVVTPVYTDENQLVGYAASRAHHAEIGGTSPGSMPPTATSLAEEGVVIPPMHLIKGDSERWGDIKNLLLDAEYPTRSVDENIADLQAAIAANQRGNNNLKDLCKKYGVEKVKFYMNALADHAEEKMRETIKDIPSGHYVSEEHLDDGTPLKVSLQVKEEEVNIDFTGTGAVHPHNLNATPAIVNSVVMYVLRLLIDEPIPLNEGILKPIDMNLPTCLLNPKFNEDPSQCPAVVGGNVEVSQRLVDTLLKPFEKVACSQGTMNNVLFGNDNFGYYETVGGGTGAGADFHGVDAVHHHMTNTRGTDPEILEYRYPVRLEKYAIRKGSGGNGKCRGGEGILRELLFLEPVELTVLTQHRREKPYGLRDGKPAKVGEQWIVRKNGDREQMGSTDGRSLEEGDRFILKTPGGGGFGKPKKNHDS